The region AGCCATTTAAGTTTTCCACTATAGCCATACCACAATGGACAATAACCACTAAAGAAAATCTCAGTTGAACCTGAAGCCCATTTCAGAACTTGATGTAATCTGTCTGATAGGTTTATAGGAGCAGATCCTTTAAAAGCCGCTCTTTCCGGCATGCAGTAAACTGACTTCCATCCTCTGCAATGCATGTTAAACCCTGTCAAGATGTCTTCTGTGGTTGAACCATAAAGCCACCCTATCTGCAAAGAAAGGATGAAAGACACTTTGGTCAACAATCATGAAATGTATATTCTTGTTGTATAATTGTATTGTTCGATTACCTCTTTGCCCCATTCAGTTTTCTCTTCATAGCCAATACTTATAACATGAATAGCTTCTTTCACCAGTATTTGCGTATTAGTGCCTTTTGGAAGTCCACCATCTTCCATCAAGGCAGAAGCAATGAAAACTGGCGACTCTCCGAACTTTTTCTCAAAAACTTTGAGGGACATGAAGGACGATTTCTCTTGTTCATCACTGTCTTCAAAAACATCATCAATCTCTTCAAAGTCAAGTTCTGACCGAGAGTCATCAGAACAACAGCAGCAGCATGAAAAGCCCGTCTTCTGCCTTTTTTCGGTTGGTGGCTTATAGCCATATAATGCTTGTCTGTTGAACACACATCCAGTGCCAACATAAACTGGACCTTGAATTCCATCAAGGCATTTCATGTTGATCTACAAACAAGGAAAAAAAAATTCAAGGCAAGAGTTAAATGTCAGTTAATTAGATTGGAACTTGCATTGGAGTTTAGGAAAATATCCCTTACATCATAGAACACACTGTTGTGATTAGCATATCGATCACTGTCGTCGATGCCATCAAACCTTCGTGGAAATTGGACATAAGCTGTCTTTTTTCCAAGTAGAGGGTCCATGAGGAAGCACATTGCTTCCCTAATAGCCTTGCTATTATTGATGTATTGATCACAATCCAAATTCAACACAAAAGGTGCATTGCTAAGCACAGCAGAAACTCGAAGCTGTTGAGGAAATGAAGCATTGCAAGAGTTATACTAAATAAACAGTTTTTATAATATCAAGTTTTTGTAACTAAATGGAATAAAACTATATACTAGAAGTTTAAACTACTTACCAGAGAATTCATTGCTCCAGCTTTGTTATGGTGTTGATAACCAGAACATTTCTCGCGCGAAACATACACAAGCCGTGGCAGTGACTTGCCTTCAATGTCTACAGCACCAGCACTTCCCAGACACACCTACAAACACAAATGACATGTTTGGACTGACTTACTTAAGTTGATATACTGACATAAGCACTTGTTAAACTATTTGGGAGAGCTTATGAAAATAGCTTATCACATGTCCTAAGTTGTTTTCGGTTAATGAAATTAGCAAACCTGAATCATTCCTGGATGATTGTCAGTGTTATTCCCAGGCCATGGAGTACCATCTTGCAGCACCCACCCCTCTTCTGGTTTTTTCTGAGACTCTGCAACAAGTACATTAATTCTCACCTTGAATTCTTCATATTCTCTCTGCATAATTGCAAAGGAAAATACCTTAAGCCTCACATGGAAAAATAGAACAACATCAATAtgaaaaaataatttatattaaaaaaaaacatatttgATTGCTTATCTATGTAGTATCTACCTTCATAGCCCTGCGGTCCTTTACAAATGTCGGATGTACCTTGTCTTTCAAGTAATCAACTTTCTGAGAAAAATAAGACTCGGGAGCTCTTGGCTCGATGTTATACTTTTTACAAAACGGAATCCATATTCTTGCAAACTGAGAAGTTTGTGACAAAGTATCAAAGAGAAGCATGGAAGCACTGTCATCGGAGACGTAGCAGCTAACTTTGTCAACGGGATAATCAACAGACAAGATTGATAGAACAGTGTTTGCTGTTATTATCGGTGGTTCCTTCAAAGGGTCTGCAGTGGTAACAAAGACATCAACTGCGGCTAAAAGGTTCGGCTCCCCTTCGCGCTCGAACCTCATGGACAAGCGCTCCAAGTAAGTTTCGCGAGTCATTGGGAACCACTTGGGGAATTGGTCTACTACCCAAGACAAAGAGAGCCATATTTCGCAAATCACGGAGATTATCCATAAGGCAAATGCATCATGCACAGGAGTTGTGATGCGGAAGTGGAAGAAGAAAACTAGGACGACGAGACGCATGACTATGACTATGCGGTATGGATTGATTAGGCTCGAAGCAATTGGTACTTTGCGACATAATGGTTGCCTCGACTCAGCCAAACTACAAGATCATGAGAATAGAATTAAAGAAACACATAAAGTAAGAAAATGCATTCTAATTTACATAAAGTAGTAGCATTGAATCAATGATAGAGTATTTGAGAGAAAACAAGTTACAGGAATTCATCCTCTCCTATGTCATTGCTCATTAGACTTCTCTTTTCTTGatttcctttccctttctcttcATTATAGTTGAATGGTTTCTGCTCTTCAAAATCCTTACTAGCTACTACAAAACAGCTCAGAAAATCATGcaaaaattatttcaatatcAGAAAGCTCCAGAAGGAGAAACCATTGTGTGAAAACATAACAAACAACTTTATTTTTCATTCCAAAATTAAGTTAACAGAAAAAAATGCCCATTGCTCACCACTTCCAGCCAAAGAGAAAGCACGATCATTATGTTTCCTTTGCTGTTGAATATTGCAGTCTCCATTTTCCTGGAAAAGACACAGCACAACATCAAACAAAGCCTTCATCTCATATTCATTATTCTCATGTTCAAGTTGCAGTTATAAAAGTTTTATGTAACAGAAACAATTAAAGTAAAGTgtaagaagaagaagaagaagaagcatGGTGAATACCTCATCTGAGTCATCAAAGACTGAGAAACGGTATCCATTTCGGGAGTGAGAACCAGTGGTTAAAGCTTTTGAGGCCATAGCAGAAAGAGAAGGTTGTGGAGCTGAAGATTGTAGAGAGAGGAAGTGAGGGAGGGTGTTATTATAAGAAGGAAAGAGAATCAAATGCATGAACGTAGTAATATCAAAGTAACCATCAAAATATTTTGGCACATTAATGAGAGTTGAGAGGTCATAGATTTGAGTTGAAATGTATGGGATGATTGCTTTGCCAATGCTACTTTGGTTTTTCTGCATAATATGCATGCATGCATGTATGTTGAAAGCTGATGCATATATGCATATTGTTTGTTAATGTTGTATTGGATTAGTACTTGATGGAAATTAACATCACTGTCAATTTTAAGTTGGCACATTATAATTTTGGTATCTTTTATTGTTAACTTCTTTTTCTGTGGGTTGTTAACATATCAAAAGGAAAGTGAACAAATCTATTTACGTCCTTTTCGTTTTCTTTTCGGCAATTTTCTGAAAATCCACTTCACTTGCATTGATAACTTGTTAAGCATAAAAAGTTAATTAGAGCATGTTTGTTCTTGTTAGTGCCAATAATTAAAAGTGGCTACCTTTTAACTATTTCATTTTATATAGTTTTCGTTAAATGTTTCCCTAATTGAACTAGAATTATCGGT is a window of Lathyrus oleraceus cultivar Zhongwan6 chromosome 6, CAAS_Psat_ZW6_1.0, whole genome shotgun sequence DNA encoding:
- the LOC127098234 gene encoding cellulose synthase A catalytic subunit 4 [UDP-forming]; the encoded protein is MHIMQKNQSSIGKAIIPYISTQIYDLSTLINVPKYFDGYFDITTFMHLILFPSYNNTLPHFLSLQSSAPQPSLSAMASKALTTGSHSRNGYRFSVFDDSDEENGDCNIQQQRKHNDRAFSLAGSVASKDFEEQKPFNYNEEKGKGNQEKRSLMSNDIGEDEFLLAESRQPLCRKVPIASSLINPYRIVIVMRLVVLVFFFHFRITTPVHDAFALWIISVICEIWLSLSWVVDQFPKWFPMTRETYLERLSMRFEREGEPNLLAAVDVFVTTADPLKEPPIITANTVLSILSVDYPVDKVSCYVSDDSASMLLFDTLSQTSQFARIWIPFCKKYNIEPRAPESYFSQKVDYLKDKVHPTFVKDRRAMKREYEEFKVRINVLVAESQKKPEEGWVLQDGTPWPGNNTDNHPGMIQVCLGSAGAVDIEGKSLPRLVYVSREKCSGYQHHNKAGAMNSLLRVSAVLSNAPFVLNLDCDQYINNSKAIREAMCFLMDPLLGKKTAYVQFPRRFDGIDDSDRYANHNSVFYDINMKCLDGIQGPVYVGTGCVFNRQALYGYKPPTEKRQKTGFSCCCCCSDDSRSELDFEEIDDVFEDSDEQEKSSFMSLKVFEKKFGESPVFIASALMEDGGLPKGTNTQILVKEAIHVISIGYEEKTEWGKEIGWLYGSTTEDILTGFNMHCRGWKSVYCMPERAAFKGSAPINLSDRLHQVLKWASGSTEIFFSGYCPLWYGYSGKLKWLQRLAYTNHVVYPFSSIPLLVYCMIPAICLLTGKFILPTLTSLASIWLMALFISIILTCVLELRWSKVNIQDWWRNEQFWVIGGVSAHLFAVFQGLLKVAGLDTNFTVRTKSADNAAFGQLHVFKWTTLLIPPTSIVILNMVGIVAGVSEAINSGYNSWGLLFGKVFFSFWVIVHLYPFLKGLMGRQNRTPIIVVLWATLLALIFSMIWVRIDVFLPKKTGPVLSQCGIEC